The following is a genomic window from Nicotiana tabacum cultivar K326 chromosome 3, ASM71507v2, whole genome shotgun sequence.
ACTTTTGGACAGAGCTGTCGTTGAACTTGCCATTCCATGTGAGAAACCAGGTCTGCGAGTCTTCGAAGGTTTCACAGTTGGTTTTCATCCAAGGTCATGGGAAATTGTAAGGGAACCGTTTTTTCTTTCACCCGGTACCTTCAAATTGTCTTACAGGCTTATGGTGTGGAGGCCCTTGCTTGTGAATTTACAGGTTTACAATGGGATGACTCAATTGGGCTATGAAGAAGCTCACAAGGAATTCAGGTAAAGGGGTTATCTCATTACTTACAAAGTATTATCTCTTCTTAGTTTATTACAACTACTCCCTATATCGGACATGGTTGTCTTACTTTACTCTTTTGGACTACCAGATAATTTATCTACCTTCTTTAAGTAGAAGCCTTCTTACATTTACTCGTTAATTGTTGAATACTGTACTGCTGCATACATCACATTGGACCCCATTTTTATTCTAATACTACTTCATATTCATAAAGTTAGCATATCTTTGGATCTGCGTCCACTTTGCTTTAAACAACTGCATTTTACAACTATAATCTTATACTCCATGTGCATTCAAGCTAAGATAATCAAAAGAAGACCGTGGATTTTTCTTGTTGctcttgttttttttaatttttttttcttttctacttatttttatcTTCTGCTGCTTATCTGTTCGAACAAATCTTTGTATCTTCATTTTTCTAGTCTGACATCTGCGTCCACCTAGGTATCTACCATTTTTTCGAACTGTGGAGGTATTATGGCTCGTCATATTGGTTCTAGCAAAGTTCTAATGGATACTACATTTGAAATTATGAGGGCGGAGAGAATTCAAACTGAGTCTTGATTGATGAATAGCAATATTCTTATGCCTTGACATAGAATATGTATGggttatgtagttttctatatGGTTACTTTTGCCTTTTATGTAGGACAGTAATTGTGTTTTATAGTTGAGTTCTATTTTGTAACAGGATAGATCCTGCCAATCATAAGATGTTGAATTGGATAGAAATACTGGCTCAAACTTAAGAAGTACACATTTGCTGACGTAGTCATCTGTCATCTGAAAACAGGGAACAGGGAAAAAATTGGAATAGAGATTTCTGGTTTTGGGTGGCCAAATTAGTCACCTTCCAAAATCTGCTTTTCCTTCAATATGAAGTTCGGCAACTCTTTTCAGTAAAACACAGTTTCCCTTCATGATTGCATAGAGATGCTTTGCATTTACATATGAATGTGCTTTTGTTCGGGTAACCAAGCACAATACCATAGAGATGACTAGTTGTAATCCTAGGTTTTTTTGCTGGTCAACTTTGCCAACAGTTTCCCACTGCCTATTTTTGTGTGCTTGTGAATGTCTTATGACTTCTAAGTTTGTTAGGTTCCAATACACATTTTGCCCACCCTATGTGCTTTTATACTCGATCAGTTCTTTTGGGGTTGAGACTTCCATGTTTTATCGTAAGCTGCATAGCTACAGCAGTCTTTATCATATCACTGTCTAAATTGCTTAAAGTAACTTCAATTGATTCTTCATTTATTTTGTAGCTTCAGCACTGCACAAACTCGTGTAGCCCTTTATATGACTGCTGTTGCTTCGGTTTCGGGTTGTGTGCAGAAACCATTAATAAAGGTGTTTAAGCTTTTTGTTATGCATTTATTCTTTTTGTGCTTGAATATTTTCACTTGGAAATCACTGTTTTTCCCTTCTTTCCCTGCCCCTCTCCATATACATGCCAGGTTGCTCCAGAGAAAGGGTTAAAGGTCACATTATCTGGTTCAGCAGCAACTGGTGGATCACCAACAACTTTGTCTCCAACAGTATTACTGATCGACTGGAGATGTATAATGACTCGACTGTTCCTCTTATTAGATTATTTGGGGAGATTTttcttgttttgctatcatataATCTTTTGCCTCTACCTTTTGTTCCTCTAAATTGCTGATTGTATTTTCAGGTGAAGTTGCTCGTGATTCCCCATATGAAGTTGAGGTCACCATCCCTGTAGAAAACTACGACCCCGTTCAGTTCACCCTCACAAAGATGTGTGGTAAGTGCAATCTGGCTTTTATTCGACTACACTTGTATGTACCATCTATATATGCTTCTCAAATAATGAGCATTCATTTCGCTCATTGAGCAATGCATGTTTGAGTCTTTGACAATGTGCGTCTACAATAACAGTTAACTAACTTTTGAGTAAACTTGAAATCCGGTTTTTCCTCTTATGTGCTTTTTTACCAAAATGTTTGTGAAGTCCTTTCTTCAGTCAAGTTTTAGCCTTCAGTTTGATCTGGTCTCTAAAATTGATTCAATTCAACTGCATTCCAATATTCTGAAGTAGACCATTGGTAATCTAACCCCACCACTAGCCAAATCAATGTAAGAGTACATGCAAGCATCCCATGTCAAATGTATAAAATGCGAACAATTGCAGAATGCGAAAGAAACAGAAAGATGGAAAGCAGTCTCATCTACAAAAATGATAActagaataataaaacaaaagcaacaaaaacaaaaggaaaaagaaaagaatgtgGTTCATTCTCTTAAGCTAACCATCTCCAGCCTCCCCTGCACTTATCCACCTTTCCCACCATAAGATTATCATTAGTAAAGATATTAGGGTAAGAATTGGGGGTTTGGGGggagaggggggggggagggggaataGTAGTGTATCTGGGCAGAGGGAAGATCTGGATTGGTGATGTTTTCGCGTAATATGAATTATGTAGTCGTAACAATATTGTTTGTCCTTTCTAGCTGGCGCTCTACTATTCTGAGTGGCTGTCCATTTATATCATGATAATAGAATAAAATCTCTGCAGAATATCAGCAAAGCGAAGGCGGAGATGCTGCAAGAGGATGGGCCATATTTGGTGTACTCtcatgcatgtatgtcatgttcCTTTTCAACCTCTTATTTCATGTTGAAATGTATGAGTGAATTCTTCCAGATCTTATACGGTTATACTTCATATGTTTTGCTGCTGCACAGTTGGTAGTCTTGGTTAGGAAGTTGTCGAGGCtgtagctgagatttatattttGAATACTGTTTCATATATAAAGATGCTTCTCTTGGTCATCTTGTGTATCATATAAATATGACATTTTGTGGTACAGATTATTGGTTGCCTCAACACTGTTCTGCTTTGGAGGGTTCATTTACAAGGCACGTGTGCAAAATCAGGTAGGTTTACTAGTTATGCTTTTTGCTGTCTTCTATGCTCTCTCTTTTAGTCCAGCTCTGTTTTCAATTGTATGATTCTCTTGCAACATTTAGTAATTCATTACAATTCATTTTCACAGCGCGGGCTTGATGCATTGCCTGGAATGACACTTTTATCCGCATGTTTGGAAACTGTAAGTCTACCTATTTGTGCAGCTTAACTTCTTGGGATGGTGTGGAAGGCTTTGGGTCAGCTGTCAATACATTTATTTTAGGAGGCCAAAAAAGTGAAGCATGTGAAGAGGTTACACTGCAAGGGGAGAGTGACAGATGAAGGTGTAAGTAGTGCAAGGGGTATGGTTGTTCAGGCCAGGGTAAGGGCGTATGGATGTTGTAGAAGGGTATACTAGGGGAAAACAGTATTTTGAGCATGCTGTGAAAATCATGCGCAATGAACTGGTGTACTGTGCTGAATTTACCTTCTTAGCTCGTCTAACCTGCACTATTGGAACTGAAACACAGGTAAGCGGGGGAGGCCATGGCTACTCACGACCTGAAGATGTCAACAATCGTTTTGTAAATCAAGCTTCATGGGAGCGTCAACCTGCTTCTGCTCAAGCAACACGGAGAACTAGTGAAGTTAGGTACGGGTCAATCTAAGTCATGTTTGTTTCTAGATGGAAGAGCCTTGCCCACATCCCAGGCCAGTGTTTCAAGTTAGAAATGTGCACAAGACGGGTCACTCTTTAGAAGCAACTGATATTTGGTGCTCTGCTTCTGCATATAAAACATTGCCTCATCCTCTCGCATTCTTGCTAACTGACGAACTAAGAAATGTTTTGAGAGCTACTGTTTGCATGACTAGAATGAAGCTCTGAAATAGACCAGATTACCAATTTCTTACTCCTATTAGTTCCCTAGGCCACCTCCCGTTAATTACTGGCTGTCAAGCAGCCACTTGCTTATTCAAAATGAGGCGAAAATGCTGTGAATTCGAATGTTTATTGGTTATCTTGTTCATGGTATATAGATTTATGGAACACTGGCTTTTGACATTCTTATTGAATTGATATGGTACTATGGTAGACGGTAATTTTGAAATCCAATAACCTATAGGAGAATTAAGATTCCTGTAGCAAAAACCATGCCGTCAGTATCAACAGATAATAGCGCTGGTTCTAGACTAGTGTGGTTGCTGCGTCTTTGCAGGTTCTACAATGTTTGGTTCCGACAAGTCTCCTATATTTATCAAATCAGCAAAATTTCGTAAAAACGGGTCAATTTTATTGTCTCGAGTGAAATCAAAGACAACCCTTAAACAGGATGAAAAACAACTGTTCAACCTCAATGTTTAACATTATCTGATTTTTGGGGTGGGCTGGGGACTCTCATTCCTCGTGATGCATGCAAAGAGCGAAGACTGTAAGAGCAAATTTGGGCTTTTCAAAACTTAGGATTCACGTTTGCTTAAGTTGCTGAGGAAGGTACTTCCTTGCACCTATTTCAGAGAGGATATAGTACAGTTCATTACTAATGAGAAAATTTAGATCGCCAATCTGCTTCAACCACATTGCCCTCATTCTAATAAAGAATTATTTTGGCATAAATGTCCAATAAAGATTATTCTGTTCATGTTTGAAAAAGTAGAGGAGCAGTTCTCCTAACATTTTTTTCCTGTTATTTTTATGATATATAGATTGGACCAATCAGATACACCTAATATTCGCTTACCCATTCGTAGGTCACCTTCCTCACTTCTGTAACGCATGAGAGCAGACATACACCAAGTTACACTAGTACTAGTATTTTAATAAACGGGGATTGCCATTTCGATTTTCCTGAGAAAGAAATTGTCAATTGCGTAGCTCATAGTATACAAGAAAAGCATAATCAATATTTTATTTGTTTGACCACCTTGATGAAGATGAATTCCCAACTTCTATACATCTACGAACTAATACAGTTTATTTGAATGCAATAAAATTTAGCGGAAAAGTTGAATATTTCATATAGTAGTAAATAGTAttcaaaataaataagtaaattaTAAGCGTTAAATTATAGTAGTAGTTGTTTACTTCCAGTTATTAATGAATTGAAGTTCAGCAGTGCTTTCACATGAAACTGAAAGGAGGAAAAACAAAAGGTTAAGCTTCATATGCtgataaataaaacaaaaaagaaaaacaagataaGGAAGAAAGGCTTGTGTAATAGGAGATGAAGAAATTCGgtcaaataaaattaatattatggaGGTCTTCTTTTGTCAACAAAGCAGGTGATTTCTGTCCCCACTTTTATCAACTCTTATGTTTCATGAATGTTTGTCATCTCTGCACCCCTCATACCAAAAGAAATCAAGGTATGTGCGGGGTTGACCAGATCAAGTCTTTCTCTCATGTTTAATTTTATACTTTCATTAAAGATTTTCTAGAACTAATTAATCTGGATTTTGGGTAGGAGAGGACGAAGCCATTCATCCATACTAATATCAAATCGATTTTACAGATGAACTTTGACAATTGTGTCCCAAGAATCATTTGTTTAAGAAGCCGATTAATTGTTTTATTCCCTTAAAGTTGGACCGCATCAACTTTACAAAATCTCGAAAATGTAGCTAAGTCAACAATTAGTAAGATTAAGAGTCATAATCAACTTTTTGTCATGCATTACAATTGAGTGGATGCTGGAAATTAACATTTACGTAGCTGGTGAATGTCCTCTAATTTTACAATCATGGACCAGATCAATCATTTACTTGTAGAACACAAGTTTAATTTGCTTCACTTGGTCAATCAAGCAGAAACATACTAATCCTAACAAAAAAGCTACCAACTCCATATGTTATTTGTGTGCCCTTTGTACCTCTTCTTTCATTGGACACACTATATACTGGTGAAACTCTATTTCAATTTCATCACAGCAAAGTTGCCTTCTTTAATATTCAAACTTCTTCAATACCAAATCTTTAAAACTTAGCTTCAAGATGGCTCAGTCCATGAGCTTCTTTTTTCTCATAGGTCTCCTTGCTTTTGCACCGCTTTGTTTCTCTGCTAAGACAAGTGGTGGTTCGCTATACCCACAATATTATTACCGATCATGCCCAAAAGCGCAAGAAATTGTCAAGTCTGTTGTTGCCAAGTCTGTTGCCAAAGAAGCTCGAATGGCTGCTTCGTTACTGAGGCTCCATTTCCATGACTGCTTTGTCAAGGTAAAACATAGCTTTGCTACTGAACCCGTTCCTAACAAACTACATCTGCCCCTGTTAACATAACAAAGTGTAACATGACCATTCGACATGGCAAAGTTCAGAATTTGGAAAAGATTTGATACGAAGTTGGAAACTTGCAGCACACTAGCATGCAAGAACGCACCTACTAAAAGTTACTTGCTATGAACAAAATACAGGCTGCTTTTTCTTTCCAATATTGATATGTATTATAAAGTTGATGGCTAATTATTTGTTTTACTATGCCATGTAGGGTTGCGATGCGTCTTTGCTTCTGGACAGCAGCAGAGGTATAGTAACAGAAAAAAGATCAAACCCCAACAGGAATTCAGCTCGTGGATTTGAAGTCATTGATGAGATTAAATCTGCACTGGAGAAGGAATGCCCTCAAACTGTATCTTGCGCTGATATCTTGGCACTTGCTGCAAGGGATTCTACTGTTTTAGTAAGTAGAGCCACTTAAAATTGATCATACAACTTTACTAGGAGGCCTAATAAAACAGAGCtaacttttattttctttatacaaTACAGGCTGGTGGACCAAACTGGGAGGTTCCATTGGGAAGAAGAGACTCCAGAAGTGCCAGTTTAAGTGGCTCCAACAATGACATTCCTTCTCCAAACAACACATTTAATACCATTCTCACTAAATTCAAGAGACAAGGTCTTGGTCTTGTTGACCTTGTCGCTTTATCTGGTAAAAACTCCTACTCTTAGACATTGCTTAATTTTTAGACAGACTAGTTTTCTCACGTGAAACCAATAGTTAATACCAATAAATCACTATCTATGCAGGGAGCCACACAATTGGAAATTCAAGATGTACCAGCTTCAGACAAAGGCTCTACAACCAATCAGGAAACAGTCAGCCAGACTCTACTCTGGATCAATCATATGCTGCTCAATTGCACAACAGGTGCCCAAGATCTGGAGGTGATCAGAACCTATTTTTCTTGGACTTTGTTTCCCCCACAAAATTTGACAACAGCTACTTCAAGAACTTGTTGGCTTCAAAGGGCCTTTTGAATTCAGACCAAGTTCTTATAACTAAGAGTCAAGCATCATTAGCCTTGGTGAAACAATATGCAGAGAACAATGCGCTTTTCTTCGAGCACTTTGCCAAGTCTATGGTTAAGATGGGGAACATTTCACCTTTGACAGGTTCCACGGGAGAGATCAGGAAAAATTGCAGGAAGATGAACTGATCTTAAAAGAGCTAGCACAACTTCCATTGCCAAAACAAAGTCAATAATTGTCCCTTTATTGATATGTTGTTATGTATCTTTCTCTTGTTCATTTGTTTTACATTCTTCTAGTTTATTCAATATTCGTCCTTGAGGATCGCATTGCTTGTGCCATCCTCATAGACAGTTATTGTTGTTCGAGGGGTACTTTAGGTTGCTTTTGTCAAAAGTGTGCTAAACAGAAATTAATGCATGGGTTCATACACATTATCTGAAACACATGGCCATCTGTTTGGAAATTGCTAATCATGAATCTATACCACTCATagtcttaggggtcgtttggttggaatagggcttatgccggtataagttatgttgggataagttatgctgagattagttatgctgggattgttgtttattcactCATTGGTATGTTATATTGAATGACAATAgtataatttctaagaagaaggtataagttatatcggtgctaattaccccaccccctataaggtataagttattccggcgttaaaattaacaccgagataacttatacctggtttgctaaccaaacagaatattaaggtggtattaaatttttataccacccctataccttcttatacctcataccaaacaaccccttaaaGTTTTAGCAGCCATCTCACTTTATTTTAACAGTGGAGCAATCGAattgaacaaataaaagaagcTGCAGATGCATATACTATATCAGCAGACAAACATAAATTGGTATAGAGATGAAAAAGGATACTATATACTGTGATAATCTGAAAGCATTCAACGACCAAAGAAAGAGGAGGGAGTAAATTCACTTAAATCGTTATATTTGCAGCTTCTTTTCATTTAATAGTATGCAGCTGTCGTGTTGAGAGCACAGGCccaaggaaaaaaaaaggaatcaaTGTAAGCAGTCTGTTTCTACTGGATCACTACTGAAAAACATGGGAATTGGATGTGAGTGGCTGAAAGATTcaacaagagaaaaaaaaactca
Proteins encoded in this region:
- the LOC107801567 gene encoding uncharacterized protein LOC107801567, with amino-acid sequence MRSPKNYSSDNVAYHLLITVVAAVLLQAIEVVSVVAPNTGCYALDNSSHIHDFSSWIGHPFEYEGKEADLVVRFCKDVESRSHTGYVDFGRFDKLYYFHTGSGHVSFIQEYFNGDLMNCEQSYDKMGRTAQVNIICGNCPQGQCKGGLGCICNVEYDSTCRAVVELAIPCEKPGLRVFEGFTVGFHPRSWEIVYNGMTQLGYEEAHKEFSFSTAQTRVALYMTAVASVSGCVQKPLIKVAPEKGLKVTLSGSAATGGSPTTLSPTVLLIDWRCEVARDSPYEVEVTIPVENYDPVQFTLTKMCEYQQSEGGDAARGWAIFGVLSCILLVASTLFCFGGFIYKARVQNQRGLDALPGMTLLSACLETVSGGGHGYSRPEDVNNRFVNQASWERQPASAQATRRTSEVRYGSI
- the LOC107801566 gene encoding peroxidase 72-like, which codes for MAQSMSFFFLIGLLAFAPLCFSAKTSGGSLYPQYYYRSCPKAQEIVKSVVAKSVAKEARMAASLLRLHFHDCFVKGCDASLLLDSSRGIVTEKRSNPNRNSARGFEVIDEIKSALEKECPQTVSCADILALAARDSTVLAGGPNWEVPLGRRDSRSASLSGSNNDIPSPNNTFNTILTKFKRQGLGLVDLVALSGSHTIGNSRCTSFRQRLYNQSGNSQPDSTLDQSYAAQLHNRCPRSGGDQNLFFLDFVSPTKFDNSYFKNLLASKGLLNSDQVLITKSQASLALVKQYAENNALFFEHFAKSMVKMGNISPLTGSTGEIRKNCRKMN